One part of the Vicia villosa cultivar HV-30 ecotype Madison, WI linkage group LG6, Vvil1.0, whole genome shotgun sequence genome encodes these proteins:
- the LOC131611350 gene encoding uncharacterized protein LOC131611350: protein MGEPSSSSASYIHMVQHLIEKCLIFHMTKEECMEALSKHAKIKPVITSTVWNELEKENKEFFEAYAKSKSKDERMSEEETNQMLQKIISDSSKGSTND, encoded by the exons ATGGGAGAGCCTTCTTCTTCATCTGCTTCATACATTCATATG GTGCAACACCTAATTGAGAAGTGTTTGATCTTTCACATGACTAAGGAAGAATGCATGGAAGCTCTTTCTAAGCATGCAAAAATTAAGCCTGTCATAACTTCCACTG TTTGGAATGAGCTTGAGAAAGAGAACAAAGAATTTTTTGAAGCGTATGCAAAATCAAAGAGTAAAGACGAACGAATGTCCGAAGAAGAGACAAATCAGATGCTACAGAAAATCATCTCAGATTCCTCCAAAGGCTCTACCAATGACTAA